CTCTTCCCAAAACACTTGTGCTTAAAATaaaccaccacccaaaaaaaaaaaaaacctgaagaaaaagcaTGAAGAGGTAAGTGCCCCCTAAAGCCAAATAACCTGAAAGCAAGATGATTTATAAACCATGGGtctcagcttttctgttttcagaagtttcACATGAATACTTGAGTGAAACTTAAGACTGTTCTGCATGGAAAGCATCTACTGTTGCAGGAAAACTATAGTGGCATGGAAGGAGGCCCAATAGCATAGGTAGGAAAACATTAGAGATCTTTGGAATAGGCTCTTTATCGACccatggtagaaaaaaaaaaaaaaggaaagggcttAGAAGATGGATAAGATGAGATGTTGAATCTCACTTTAATGACATCCCTGTTCCTGTGAGAGACTTCTTGAATCAAAATAGGCCCAAAGGAAGCTGCCCATACTTGCACCCTGGTACCGCTATTTGGTCTGATGTAATTTGGGGGTAGGGAAGGGGAAGGTTCAATCATCAGAGGAAGGCTGTCCTTAAGCCATTTTATGCTTAGCAGGTGGGGTGTGATAAAACTCCTGTTTAGTTTGACCTTTGGCAGTGTAGGCAGGCAGCTAGCCTGCCTACCTTACTAGCTGCTTTTGAGGACTGGATTTTATTTCAGTCAAAGGGGAAGGCTTCACTTCTTCATTTCATGTTCAAtgttcttaataaaaaaaatgcaaaatgcttgtTCAGGCTTTGCAGGTCTGGCTGCTTTATATCTTACCCCACCCCTCCAAGCATTAGTGTTTGAGAAGTACAACCGTCATCAAAAAgttacttttgatttttattgctgTAGAGAAATACACAGCATAGGAAACTTTTCCCATCTGTAACTACCTGAGCTTTTAAAGTTTCGGTTTTGAAAAAGGTATATACCCTTCTCTCTGAAGCCCTAGGGGAACTGGAATGATACAAGGTGGCAGCAAGAAATCTGTACTAATAAGAAGAGATCTATTCCTGGCAAAAGAAGTTTGGGCACAAGGCACCACACTAAGGCACCTTCACCCTTAGATAAGTAAGATGTTCTGGCACCAAAAAAGCTCCTGTTACATCAGCACAACACTTCACCTGGTTTTttggtcattttatttttttgaaagttgtgttttgtacaaaaaaaaattaccttaaaCACCACCATgaaaaacagtaacaacaaaCTTAGTGACTTCCTGGTTTTCCCATGTTATGAGAAAAGATTGAAATTGTAACAAAAGTCAAAGAAAGCAGGAATTGTTTGCCCACTCTAAACCCAGCAAGAAAGCAGGGCCACCCCTTTTCCCTCAATGTCACTGTTCAGACTGCTTTGGCAGTATTGAAAATACATGAACCTTGTCTGTACTCTGCTGGTAGCAGTAGTGGCTTGCTTATTCACAGTCTCTGCCCTCAAGCCTGAAGACAGTTCTCTGCCAGTCTACAACAGGGCAGAATGGGATTGCTTAGAGTCTAGCCCCTCACGTAAAAAGCAATTAGGAATCAAGGTGCCAAGTTCCTGAAGGTTCCAATGAAGTCTTACAACTCAGCTGTACCTGCTTTTCACCAGGGCCCCAGTGGAAGGCAGTACCATCTGCTCAGGGCAAGTATCTTAAGATTCTTCTGCACCATACTTACGGGGATAGAGATTTATGAAAGCTGACCTTGTACACACGGGAGTCCCTTATGCAGTTTTTAATGTGTTAGCGTCCTTGGCTTCTGTGGttccttttttataaaaataaattccgGTACCTTCACGGGAAAACCCTCTGCCAAACAAGGAACTTTCAGAGACCATGAAACCACAAGGCTGACAGTGACTGAGCTGCATGGGCAGTCACCTCAGGAAGCTTGTAACAGAACTCAAGTGACAGCTACCTTTCTCATTTTGCCTTGATGTCAGTTTTGGTAAGTGTTCCCTTTATTTAGCAGCATGTCGTTTCCTTTTGCTTCTCAATGATTTGAGAAGACTGAGACAATATTTTGACTGACCTGGAAAGTCACAAGACTGTATTTAACTCCTATAGTTTTTTAACATTGCCCCTCTCCAGTCTGAGAGGATGTCATGCATCCCTTTACATCTGTTGGAAGGAAACTGGTGTGTACTCTTCAACATACTGccagtaggaaaagaaaagactgcAGAGGTGCTAATGCCGCTTCCACCCCCATGGAGTCTGGCGTAGAGCGCTCTGTGCAGGGTATGCTGGCCGAAACAGCGCATAGCAGTGCAGAAgctagaaaagctgaaaatgcattcaaagaaaaataattccagtGTCTTACAGATCCTGTAAACCctagggggggtgggggaaacaaGAGACACAAGATCTCTCCTACCATCTCAGCTGTTTTAACCCActgcctccttttctttcccctttctgcaTCCATCCATggccctttttttcctctcagtgatTCATCTCCCATTCCTACTCAGTGCTGAACACTCGTATTGCTTTCTTGCCATCTTCTACTCAACTCTCAGCACTTTACCcccccagagctctgctgcatttttaaaaacctcaaacTGCATTATATTCATCAGACACGCCATcagggaccagtgctgttcacaCCCAGAGGCATCCATGGGACTTGACACACCAGAGACAGCGAAAGCAAATAGtgtaaagaaaatcagaagtGAGAGAAAGAGAACTGCCTGGGAGGCACCTGGCTAAACAAGcgctggggagatggggagaaaaGAACTCAAGTGTTGAAAGCCTATCACATTGGTAGCAAGTGGTCATCCCGTTCTTCCGACTCCTCAGCCAGCTGGTCATCACCCACACCACGATACGCAGCTGGCGCATTTCGAGGCTTAGATCGGCAGACAAAGTCACAGCCATCCTACAAGCACAGGATATTGCACCGCAATCAGACTGTATGCAATCCAAAGCAAAGCAGcttctgtgatttctcttttgCTAAGGGATTACGCCTAACCCTGTGCTATCTGGGACAGGACCCTAAAACTTGCCTGGACAAGACAAGGATATACAAATATCCTACTCAGTCTTGAAAGCTCTGGGGTAGAGTGTGGTACTGATTAACAGTATGCAACATCACGCTGAGACAAGTTTGGAGGATAAATGGCACTGCCTACGGCAACCAAGGAAGGGTTTCAGGCAGTCAGACATGAACATTTCACAGTCCCCAACTTATCATTCCTACCTGGAAAGTGTTAACCACTAATGAGCACTGGCAGGGAATCAGACTCAGCAAGGACTCAAAAATAAAGTACTCAAGAAAAActacaaacccaaaccaaaattacccaccaacaccaccacacacaaacaaatcaaaaaaaaaaaacccaaacaaacaaaaccacaaccaaaacagATACCCTCTTCTTCTGCCTCAAGACCCTGGTGGTAGTTCTACCCAAGAGACAGTCCACAAAGATGAGGCAGATGCCACTTTCTCCTGTCCTAACATATGGGCCAGGCTGGGAATATACAGGGATTTTCACTCACCGCCACCAAATTGCCCAGATCTTGCCAGAAGGCAAAGTGAGGAAACTGCTCCATGCCTTTCGCTCCCACTACAAGGCGCTGGTAGAGGAACCCACCAATGATGTAGACTGCAATCAATGAAGCAAACCTAGAgggcagaatttaaaaaaatcggAGCTGACAAAATCCTATAGACAACCTCTTCTGAGCCAGCTACCATTTGCAGACTGGTATTGGAACAAGTAGCTAAGCACCACTCAAGAAAAGAGCTATAAACAGAGACCAGACCAGAAAAGGTCCCCAAAATATTGATCTGCTAACATAAATCTTTCAGCAGTATTACATGAAGTAGTGCCTCTaagcacaaacacagaaaatgagtCAAGACTCCTGGTCTGAATTTTAGGAAGTCACATCTTCCATGTTTCAGTGCACTTGTCTGTAAACTATGAAGGACGGTGTCtacagagagcagctctgcagaatcACGCCTTAAGCAAGGGCTCTTGTCCAAAAAGCTCAAGAGGCACAGTAACATCTAACGGCAGCTGTGAATAGGTATACTACAATTGTCTAGTCTGGTATAGGATTTGCAATGTTTCTAAGTGGCACTGGAGATTACGGTCCAGACACAAACAGCTCTTCCAATGACTCACGTGATCAGTAGAATGGAGCCAACACTGAGGTGGGAATCCTCAGCTGGACAAGCCAAACTGCTGTCCATCTCAAAGAGGTAGAAACATTCCTGCTCCTTTTCCCGCTCTTCTGAAATAATGCTGAATGAACTCTGCAAATTAGGAAAAGTTAAGTCATGTGAAAATATGCCCAGGCATGCTGAACTTCACCAGAAGACAGCTTTATCACTGTTGATGCAGCTAGGAACAGGCACTGGAGGACAGAGGAACACCTTGCTGCCTTCTCAAAGCCCTTCTGCTCATAAACAACTGTTTGTTTGGCAgccccctgctcctctcccaccttGCGTCTCtggcagcctcctgctcctctcccaccttGTGTGTCACTCACCGCTATAACTCCCCGCTTGCAAGAAATCATTATCACAGCTCTTCTCTTCTCACCACTGCAGTGACTGCCATATGAATCACCTCCTTTATAAATCAGCATGATCCAGTCACCTGCCAAGACATAAAGAACATAGGCTGCAAATCCAGAACAGGAGGTGAAAGGCAGGTAGGGAGTAGAAAGGTATTGACTGGAATCTTACTTCCATTGAAAACCTGTGTTTCATTGATTCTTCCTATTACTGTAGTCCTTCTACCCTGTCTATCTGTTTGCACCAGACCACCAAAATCATGCTGGCTGCTGTTGACCTCCCTGCACACCCTGAAATGGTAGATGTagttttctgttttgcctttctcCACAGTGACGTTAAACCTGCAGGAATGAGAAGACAGAACAGACAGCCCATAGGGTTAGAAAGAACAGGGCTCAGAGCAGCGGACACTTGAGGCTAGAAGCCAGTCACAGTCCATACTAATGGGGAAACCCATTCTGCAGTCTGACCCCAAGTTTTCCCCTCCTCTTGGGCTAAGGGTAGGCACTGTGCAGCCCCAAGGCCTGCAGTGGGGTGTACTGTACCTCATTTGGCTCAGGGGCTCTAGCTTCTTCAGCAGGGCTCTTTCCGTTTGCGACTCGCTGCTCTCATCACCAATCACATCGCAGCTCTTCTCTTCCAACTGCTCAGCCCCCACACTGACAGCAAGGGCCATAAAGACTACCATCACAGCGGAGGTATGGCAAAGTGATGACATCCTGGACACACACCACAGAGAACACAGAGGATTAACTGTTTCAGCCCCCAGCCAAACTAACTTCAGGGTCACAGAGTCAATGATTGGCCACTTCTTCGCTCCTGACTGCAAAAAGGAGAAGCCATAATCTAAAAACATCTCACAGTTCTCAAGAGACACTAAATCTGAATCTCTTGCATAATCAAAGACAATTAACTGGGCTGATCTGGGATTCTTTTCCGAGCTTTGCCTCAGGATCGCAAAAAGTTTTGCTGCTGAGTGCATTAATTAGCATTGATTCAGTcagagcagagcccagcaggATGACTGCTGGAGTAAGTTTAAGGCATAGGCCATTGTTCGCTATTGCATCGCACTAAGAAGCCAGTCCGCAGAAAATTATTTACCAGGCCCCTAAGTTCGAAGGGCCACTGGGAAGGGCTGCTGTGATTAGTCAGGCTCTGTTTGTTCAAGTGCCTTAATCTTAATAATTGTAATTGTGTTATCTTTCTAGTACTACTTTAGCTGAGAATCTGAAACTGTTTAATACTAAGCTGCAACATCACAGaacagttttgttctgtttacatgggggaagaagaaaacagagacatCCTATGTAAGATGCA
Above is a window of Larus michahellis chromosome 1, bLarMic1.1, whole genome shotgun sequence DNA encoding:
- the M6PR gene encoding cation-dependent mannose-6-phosphate receptor; amino-acid sequence: MPVSGASLFPRGGRASARARREEAGRRGSRMSSLCHTSAVMVVFMALAVSVGAEQLEEKSCDVIGDESSESQTERALLKKLEPLSQMRFNVTVEKGKTENYIYHFRVCREVNSSQHDFGGLVQTDRQGRRTTVIGRINETQVFNGSDWIMLIYKGGDSYGSHCSGEKRRAVIMISCKRGVIASSFSIISEEREKEQECFYLFEMDSSLACPAEDSHLSVGSILLITFASLIAVYIIGGFLYQRLVVGAKGMEQFPHFAFWQDLGNLVADGCDFVCRSKPRNAPAAYRGVGDDQLAEESEERDDHLLPM